One stretch of Burkholderiales bacterium DNA includes these proteins:
- the mreD gene encoding rod shape-determining protein MreD has translation MQARPSRQEILLPVKFNVILITLILAFVLNLLPWFGVGRLLRPDFVALVLLYWCIHQPRKIGFFGAWMLGLLMDVVDASLFGQHALAYSFLAYAGIVMHRRVQNFAPVAQVVYAVLVLFGAELIMLIVRLMGGASLPGWDYFSGILTAALLWPLLNVMLKIPRRTRAELERS, from the coding sequence GCGCGGCCCAGCCGGCAGGAAATCCTGCTGCCAGTCAAGTTCAACGTCATCCTGATTACGCTGATTCTTGCGTTCGTCCTGAACCTGCTGCCATGGTTTGGTGTCGGCCGCCTCCTGCGTCCGGATTTCGTTGCGCTGGTTCTGCTGTACTGGTGCATACACCAGCCGCGGAAAATCGGGTTTTTCGGCGCATGGATGCTCGGCTTGCTAATGGACGTCGTGGATGCCAGCCTGTTCGGGCAGCACGCGCTCGCTTACTCTTTTCTCGCTTATGCCGGCATCGTCATGCATCGCCGCGTGCAGAACTTTGCGCCGGTCGCGCAGGTGGTCTACGCGGTGCTGGTTTTGTTCGGCGCCGAACTCATCATGTTGATCGTCCGCCTTATGGGCGGAGCGAGTCTGCCCGGCTGGGATTATTTCAGCGGCATTCTAACCGCGGCCCTGCTGTGGCCTTTATTGAACGTCATGCTCAAGATTCCGCGGCGGACGCGAGCTGAACTGGAACGCTCATGA